The sequence AAAGTTTTTTCCAACTCCGCATGAGGTCTTACTGCCCTAGCACGATCAGTTGCTCTTCTTGACAAAATTTTAGTGGTCCATAAACGTTTCAAAACTTTATCTATAGACCCGGTAGAAGCGGGGAGAACATCATATTCTCCTTGTTCATTTACAGAGACAAAAGCATTATAATCGTGATTGCCTAAAACGGCAAAACATCCGTAAGGTGCTTTTAACGAGGTAAAAAATTGTTCAAGTCTCACCAAATCGCGAGAAAGAGAAAAACAAAGAAAATCTCCTGTAAATACAATGATATCAGGTTGGAAGCTTTCAATTTTTCTTTTAATTTTTTCTAGAAATCTTTGGGGAACTTGAGGATGAAGATGTAAATCTGAGAATTGGGCTATCTTTAATCCGTGTAGATCTTTAGGTAAATAGGAAATCTTAAACCTTTTAAAGGTCCTGCTTACCAATTTATTTTCAATAAAACGCGGCCAGATGCCTATAATCGACAGGCAGCACCAAAGGTCCCAAAAAAAATTAGGTAAATTAATAATAAATTTGTTGA comes from Neochlamydia sp. AcF84 and encodes:
- the lpxG gene encoding UDP-2,3-diacylglucosamine diphosphatase LpxG, which gives rise to MKKSHRFNKFIINLPNFFWDLWCCLSIIGIWPRFIENKLVSRTFKRFKISYLPKDLHGLKIAQFSDLHLHPQVPQRFLEKIKRKIESFQPDIIVFTGDFLCFSLSRDLVRLEQFFTSLKAPYGCFAVLGNHDYNAFVSVNEQGEYDVLPASTGSIDKVLKRLWTTKILSRRATDRARAVRPHAELEKTLGKTHFRLLKNESLLVPIKDTFINIVGLEEYSTGRHAPALAFQTVDPRFPGLVIAHNPDIVPHLLNFSWDVILCGHTHGGQVNLPWLWKKFTLMENPYLKKGLICMQDKWIYVNRGIGSVMPFRWFSMPELLLLTLET